In Synechococcus sp. PCC 7502, the genomic stretch TAAACCAGTTAATAGGATTGAACTAACTGCTAGAGTGCGATCGATGTACCGAATAATTTACCGATAGTTAATGCTGTTTTATGTTTGTCCATTTCTTTTACCTTTAATAACATTTACCCCATCTGAAAGACTTTCTAGCATTTTTTATTTCTATCGATCGCAACTGGTAAATTTACCACTTTCAAATGGATTACCTACGGTATCGCACGTTCTAGGGGTAACAAATCTTGTAGCAGGTAAATCCAGTGGGTTGTAGGATTTTAGAGAAGCACTAAAAATATCTATGCCAAGAATCTGCCGACATTTCTCCGCACTCAGGAGGAATCAATTATCCAGACCGATTAAGCAAGCAATCGCTAAAAAGATCATTCTGCCTAGTGACACAATCTTTGATTATGGGTGTGGATTTGGTGGTGATGTGGAGAGGCTAAGGATATTGGGATATAAAGCCAATGGCTTTGATCCATACTATGCCCGACATAATCCATTGATTTACTCTGATATAGTCACCAATTTGTTTGTCATAGATGTGATTGAGAATGAGAGCGATCGCATAGCGGTAATCAAGAAATGTTGGATGCTATGCCGCAAGATATTCCTATTGGCAGTGAGGATGGATGGGGAGATCAGGAGCCAGACAACTGGGAGATTTTATAATGATGGACGGATCAGGCTGCGGACATTTCAAAGGGGCTGGCATCAACCAGATTTCCGAGAATTTGTAGAGGACACATTGCAGCAAAAGACATATTTATTTGGCGATGGCATGGTGGCACTGGTGAAGAACTTAGATTATATTCAGCATTACCGAGATCACCGTAATATCAGGCTAACTAGGATAGTTCGACCAGAGCTTGCAAAGAGGCACCGAATTGGAAATTCCGACAGGTTAGATATTCCCGTCCAAGCTGCCCAAACTGAGCCATTGCTAACTGGTCATCAAATTCCAAGCGTTCAAAGTACTGGATTATTAAGCGATCGCCTGTATGGGCAGTCGTCTGAAATATCGAGTTATGAACCACAATGCCAGCAATGTGCAGATTCTTTGCCCAAACGTATGGCGTGGAAACACCGCAAAAGTACAATACCGAGCCTTCAGGATAATCCAAAGTAATCTCGGTATTGATGGGCATTTTCAAGCCAAAGTCATTGCAGTATTTCCCGATTAGGCATCTAGCACAATGCACTTTTGGATCAAAACCAGTGACTTGCTTTAACCATAGATACTTAAAGCCGATTATTCTATCTGCCTCGGACTGCCAAGTAAGGTTAATCATAGATTTGGGAGGGGAAACCAGTTCCCCCTGATCGTTGGACTGTGCAGAGTTCTAGGATCATTTTCACCATAACACGAAGGACTGGTAAATTTACCACTCACCCCTAGAACTTTGATCGCTATGATTATTAACCTATTGCCATCTTGATATGTCGATATTCCGTTGCCTTAGTTCTTGGGTGGCACCGATGTCTAAAGGTATGAACATAATCTGAGCCTTCGATCTTTGATCCCATATACTGCCAAACTTCGTTATTATTCAAGCATTCCGTATCTCCTTCTAAAATACCTAATTGATTCCAAATTATTTCCCACAGATTTGGCATTTCACTTGGATCAACCCAAAAACATTTCAACTCATTCATAATTTTTCTCAAGCATTTTGATTTCCCTAGTAATCCTATCTAATTCATTTCTACGGGCGATCGCTTCGCCTGCGGCTCTAACTTGTTTAGAGTTTTCTTCGCCTATATATTGACGCTTCACCAGACCAGATTCACCACTTAGCAAGGCAGCTTGAAGTTTAGATTGAAAGATAGGCTTATTACTGCGATAGTATGCCTGACGGAATTTTCGCTTGGATACCTTGCCATATTCAATCCAAACACCTTGCTCGGCAACGGGACCAGTCGCTAGAATTTGATTGCGCCTTGCTTCTAGTTGAGCAATCCTATCAATTATGTTTTGATTTTTGCTATCTCCACTGATAAAGGTAGGTACTTTTAGTGGCTTGGTCGACTTGGGCTTAATTAATTGATCAAATAGATCATATAGTTCCTTGGGCAGTCCAATCATGCCATTGATCAGACTAAGTGCCATGACTGGATTAGTATCAACTAAACTATGTGCTTGCCTTAGAGCAGAGTTTGTATAGTAGCCGTAACTTTCTTGGTCAAGATATAGAGTTTCAAGCAGAGCTTTTAATTGTTCTATGGGTAACTGATCTCTTTCTACAGTGATCGCACGTTCTAGGGGTAGTAATGTTTGAATTCCATTAACTTTTCTCATAATTCCCCACTTTTTTAGTGAAATTAACTTGAGCCATTTGTCACCTCTAGTGTTAGTTGACCGTGACGTTCTTTTTTTAATCGTTTTTTCGTTGCCATTTGTCCAACGTCATACCTGAGATGGCATGGTTTACATAGGGCTTTTAAGTTGGAGCGATTCCCTTCGGGATGCGTACCGCCGCAATTACTTTGCACATGATCTAGTTGAGCTACGGTCAATGTAAATCGCTGGGGATGATCGATTGCCTCGGCAAATTCCGAGCTTTGCATATCCCACTCTGAAAAGAACTCAGCCCATGATTCTCCATTGCGGCGATATTGTTTGCCGCATTTTTCGCATTTCCAGTCAACTGCTTCTTTTATGGCAATAGCGATTTGCTCCCAATCTGTTGGGTACAACTTACGATCCATAGACATACTTAAAATCCTCTGTCTTTAGCCTAAATTTCGAGATAACTGGCAAGACTGCTAGCTATCATAGTATAGCCATTGTGGGTATACCCACCGTTGAATAGTAGCCTTTACCCTATTGGATAAATACTGCCAAACTTGTCGAATAACTTCAACTGAGTATTGATTTTTAATTTTTGTAAGCAAAGTAGCATCTAAACACTCAAAATTTGTTTTAGCTAAAGTTTCTACAAGCTGATCTGCTATCTTTTCTTGTTCTTTAGTTTGGTTAGGCATTAGATCGATCGCCCCTTCCTGATTAGTTTCTATAATGGTGGGGGGGATCTCTTCTTTTACCATAAATTCATTTCGACGATGTTCACGTCTTGCCACTATTGCTTGTAATTGCGCCCATGCCTCAGAATCAATCCAGCAGTAGTTAGTCATACTATTGTTCTCATGCACTCGCTTTGATTTAGTTGTAATACCTAACTGGGAGCATAAACTACGAAAGATCCAGATATTAGTTTGATCTTGGGGAATATTAAACCCTAAATACTTTTTAATATCTTCTGCACATTGGCGACAGATTTGACCTATATTTTCTAAGTCTTGATTTGTGTACTCTTGATTAAGTACTAAGAATTTTTCTAGTCTTAGTTTATTGCGAATGAAGCTACCTAAAATATGACAAGGTTGATCTGGTATAAAAATCCCTTGATCATATTTGGCTTGTTTAGAGATGGCATCTAAGTCACTTTTAATTGCTAAGTCAGTATTAAATAAAGCCTCAAATCGAAGAATCTTGATACGGGTTTGCCCATCACGATCATATTCAACTAATTCAGGGCTAACATCGTCGGTACAATAAAAATTTGCAATAGCCGTTTTAGTTTCATTTAATATTTCATCCGGAGAACGTGATTCCTTTTTAGAAAGATCTTGAATCTGTGATTTTAAGAGAATTTTAGCAGAGGCGATCGCCTGATATTGTTCTTGCTTTACTTGTTGTTTGGCTTCTTTAACCAGATTAGAAATATTCGACTCGCTATCTTCATGGTTAATAACTGTAACAATATTACCCTCGTAGATTAGACGCTCTAAAAGATGATCTCGCAATGACCACATAGAAGAATTATTGGCAGCTTCAATTTTTGCCCAAAGATCAATATGCGGATTATCCCAAGTTACGCCATTTAATACCAGATTTAAATCCGCACCCAAGCTGGCTCGGATTAAACTTGCTTCTCGATCCCAACGACTTTGGAGTGTATTCTTTATTTTCACAGGAAATTCAGAGCGATCAATCCGACTAAAATTATTACCTCGGGCTTTACACCAAACTACACGGGGGATATTATCTCTCACTCTAGATAAAGATTGGCTAATATCAGCATCGGTGAGAGTTCCATAAAACATCCCATAGACTTTATCGAACCACTGAATTTCAATAGAAACTCCCGTACTCATTGAAGGCGTGGATATAACCACATCGTAGTCTTGAACTTTTTGATTAATATTACGAATGAATTCTGATTCGATTTCTCCGCCACTAGTTTCTGAATTGATTAATAGTACTTTTAATCTAGGGCGCACAGACTTCATCTGGTTTACTAACTTAGCGATCGCCTTGGAACTAGCTTTACTATCGGTAGCAATAAACAACTTTTTACCATTTGAAATATCAATTAATAATTCAGAAGTAATTTCAGCATCAGACTTAGCACGAAAGAATTTGGTTGGATAACCTTGAGGCTTATAAGTATTCTGGATCAAATAAATATCATTATCATCTCCACGCAAAGCTTTGAGATAGTCTAAACTCATATCGCTGAGGTCGGCATCAGCCACAATCACCCTTTGAGCAAAGCGAATCAGAAGTTGTAATCGAGCAATTAATGCGGGGCGTTTACCATCTTTGTTGCAAGTGGAGCCAGAAATTAGATGTCTAAGTACCTGTTCTACTTCATCAATGACTAAATCACAACCAATAAAGTTTGTGGGATTAAAAGCCAAAATACTATCTACACAGGCACCAACTCGTAATGTATAGGCAGAAGCAGTGATAAAGTTTCCACTTACTTGATCAATATCGCCTTTGAAGTCAACCCCAAGACGTTGGCAAAGGTTACGCATTAGGCTTACTCTATGACCAAGGAGTGCTAGCTTATCTGCACTATTAACTGACGAGGCGATCGCTTTGGTTTTACCCGTACCCTTAGCAGACTGGATCGCAATAATGCCAGATTTAGGAATATCTAATGTCGTATGGGATAGGTCATTTATATTCAAACATAGCGATGGCTTATAGGTAAGTTGATGCTTTAGAGTCCATATCCATTGATAGCTAGCCAGTGGTAGAGAGTTATTGTATAAATTCTCAAAGCTATCAGCCCCAAACGCCACAATAAAATCATCAACTCCAGTTTTATCAGTATTTGGTAACAATGGTAATTGAATAATTTTTACAGAGCAGCCAGCAGCTTCAAACAGTTTTCCAGTTCTAACTTGAGCGAGATAAACTGCTTTCTTGGTTTTAGGTTTAGTTTCCGTATCAAAGCAAAACAGAACAGTTCGATCCGAAGTAGCAAAAAGCTGGAGATAGGACTGAAGAGTTACATTATTTTGTTCGTTTCTACCTCTCCCCATTGTGATTCCTCGGAGAGCGATCGCTATATAGCCTTGAGAAAGTAAAGCACAGGCTTTCTTCATGCCTTCGCAAATTATAATCGGTAAGTTATGCTGTCTTACCCATGCCCAAAAATTAGAACCATCTATAGGGCAATTATGACGCAGTGCTACGGTTTGCCAAACTGATAAAGGGATCTTGGCAAATCCACCCACTTGTCCTTGTCCAATTGGATTTTCGTATTTACGGGGCTTTAATTTAGTTTGATCTAAAACTGGATGTTCAAGCTTAACTTGAAATACTTGTGCAGATTTTTCATCCTCTGTGAATGGATTAATTGTATGAATAATCGTCCCATATTGCTCAGGACGCTGCACTTTACCAGTTAACGATGTACGCCAGCGCTTAATTTCCCAATTTAAAGCTTCGTGGATGGGATAACTAACATCTCCACCGTACGTGATAACTTCATCGGCAGTGACTGTTGTGTTCGCAAAAAACAACTCAGGGGCGATCGCACTTTCAATTACCCATTCTTGGTAAACCTGATCAGCATAAGTTTGAAAATCGTGGGGTACTTTTAGCATAAGCACCTCGCACTTAGACTTGCAAAAGACTTACTGCACACCCAAAATTGCCAAGGGGTGAAGATAAATTTCTGTTGTTGGTAGTTGATTTTGCAAGTCATTGCATATTTATACCAGACAAAATTTTTGTAATCAGAGCGCAAAACCCTGATTTTTGTAATCACTTTTTATAATTTTGTAATCACTTTTTTTTAAAACCCTGATTTAATCAAGGTTTTTCTCTTTTATTAGGGGTGGGGTTCTAGTGTAATTGGCAATTATCAGGGGTGGGGTTCTAGTGTAAAAACTTTTTTAGAACTTTATAAGGGGTGGGGTTCTAGTGTATTTTGTAATCAAGTTTTAAAATCATTTAAAGTCTATAAACCCTTGCTATAACTTAATTATATGAGTTTTCCACAGAAAATTATAAGGGGTGGGGTTCTAGTGTCGATTACACAGTTTTCAGAGGGGTGGGGTTCTAGTGTATTTTGTAATCAATAATCTTCAAACCTATATATGGCGAAGTTTTCAATGATTAGAACATTCAAAGGGGTAGGGTTCTAGTGTGTTTTGTAATCAGTCAGGATTTCATGACAATTGCTTGTAATGATTAAGCAGCAAAGCTTTAAGGTCATTTTTAATATTTTGATGAAATTATCAGGGGTGGGGTTCTAGTGTGTTTTGTAATCAATGTAATCAGTATTATT encodes the following:
- a CDS encoding HNH endonuclease — encoded protein: MDRKLYPTDWEQIAIAIKEAVDWKCEKCGKQYRRNGESWAEFFSEWDMQSSEFAEAIDHPQRFTLTVAQLDHVQSNCGGTHPEGNRSNLKALCKPCHLRYDVGQMATKKRLKKERHGQLTLEVTNGSS
- a CDS encoding plasmid replication protein, CyRepA1 family, translated to MLKVPHDFQTYADQVYQEWVIESAIAPELFFANTTVTADEVITYGGDVSYPIHEALNWEIKRWRTSLTGKVQRPEQYGTIIHTINPFTEDEKSAQVFQVKLEHPVLDQTKLKPRKYENPIGQGQVGGFAKIPLSVWQTVALRHNCPIDGSNFWAWVRQHNLPIIICEGMKKACALLSQGYIAIALRGITMGRGRNEQNNVTLQSYLQLFATSDRTVLFCFDTETKPKTKKAVYLAQVRTGKLFEAAGCSVKIIQLPLLPNTDKTGVDDFIVAFGADSFENLYNNSLPLASYQWIWTLKHQLTYKPSLCLNINDLSHTTLDIPKSGIIAIQSAKGTGKTKAIASSVNSADKLALLGHRVSLMRNLCQRLGVDFKGDIDQVSGNFITASAYTLRVGACVDSILAFNPTNFIGCDLVIDEVEQVLRHLISGSTCNKDGKRPALIARLQLLIRFAQRVIVADADLSDMSLDYLKALRGDDNDIYLIQNTYKPQGYPTKFFRAKSDAEITSELLIDISNGKKLFIATDSKASSKAIAKLVNQMKSVRPRLKVLLINSETSGGEIESEFIRNINQKVQDYDVVISTPSMSTGVSIEIQWFDKVYGMFYGTLTDADISQSLSRVRDNIPRVVWCKARGNNFSRIDRSEFPVKIKNTLQSRWDREASLIRASLGADLNLVLNGVTWDNPHIDLWAKIEAANNSSMWSLRDHLLERLIYEGNIVTVINHEDSESNISNLVKEAKQQVKQEQYQAIASAKILLKSQIQDLSKKESRSPDEILNETKTAIANFYCTDDVSPELVEYDRDGQTRIKILRFEALFNTDLAIKSDLDAISKQAKYDQGIFIPDQPCHILGSFIRNKLRLEKFLVLNQEYTNQDLENIGQICRQCAEDIKKYLGFNIPQDQTNIWIFRSLCSQLGITTKSKRVHENNSMTNYCWIDSEAWAQLQAIVARREHRRNEFMVKEEIPPTIIETNQEGAIDLMPNQTKEQEKIADQLVETLAKTNFECLDATLLTKIKNQYSVEVIRQVWQYLSNRVKATIQRWVYPQWLYYDS